The following is a genomic window from Polaribacter atrinae.
TACACCATCGCTATTTACTTTATAAGGATCCATAGAACCACTTAAGTTTAGTGATAATTTGTCTTTAAATAACCTTGTACCTGCAGAAAAGCTAACAGGAGACCATCGTAAACTATCGGCTGCAATATTATAAGAACTACTAAAATTTAAGTTGTTTAACAGCGTTACTTTCTCATCTTCTTCATCACTATCGGGATCTTTAGGGGCAACTTTTGCTTCTAAAACGTTGTTTAAAGAAATACCTATAGAATTGCTTAATCCAGAAGATGGTGCACCATAAATACCTTGGTCATAAACCGTGTAATCTAATAAATCTTTTGCATCTGCACTTTGCTGAACTTGCTTTATGTATTTATCTTTAAAGTCTGGTCTATAAGAATAAGAAACAGACGGTCTAAAAGTATGTCTAATTGTTTTTAATCTTCCTTTCTTAAAATTAAAAGTACCATAAATATTTGTAGATAAACTAATACCAGCATTGTATTCTCTATAACTTTTAAAACCTCTAAGTGTATCTGTTACCACTACATTCTCTGTAACATCATAATCTTTTTGAATATAATCAAACTGCCAGGTTTCTTCATAATTAGCACTTGGAGATAATGTAAAGTACTTAAATGCTTTTATGTTTGTGCTAGTTCCTGTCTTATGTTGCATTCCAGATCTTGCTGTTTCAAACATTTTTGGTGTAAAAAACTCATCATCTGTAGTGTTAATTAAATACTGCCCTTGCATCGTATAATTAAAACCCATTTTTTGAATTGGAGTTTTTTGAATTCCATTTTTTCCTGCAAACGGATATATTCTACTCATATTTACAGTTAATGACGGTAAAGTCATTGTAATAGCTTCTGTATTTGTATTTTGCTGATGACTTGCAGTAAGGTTCATATTAAACGGTGTGCCAACAAATGTTTTGCTATAGTTTATAGACGAGTTAAAGGTGTTTGTTAACGTCTGTGCTACATTGTATTGGTTTTGAGATTCTCTAAAAAACTTACTACTTCCTAAGTTTACTGAGGCAGAGAATCTAGAGTTAGGGCTAGCTTTAGAGTCTTGACTATGAGACCATCTAATATTAAAATTGTTCGATTTACTATAATCATCAAAACCACTAATTCCGTTAATGTTATTTTCGAAATTTAAACTAAAAGAACCATTAAAACGATATCTTTTTCTGTAGTTAGATGATATTCTAGAACCCCAACTTCCGTTAGAATATGCATCACCTAAAACTGTTAAATCCATATATTCACTAATCGCAAAATAATAACCACCATTCTGAAAACCAATACCTCTATCACTACTACCAGTATCAAAAGACGGAATTAAAAATCCAGAAACACTTGTTTCAGTTATTGGAAAATAGGCAAATGGTAAAAAGATAGGGGTAGGGATGTCTGCTAACACTAAATTACTGGTACCAACAATAATCTTTTTTCCTGGAACTAATTTTGCTTTGTCAGTTGCAATGTAATAATCTGGGTTTTTCTTTTCTGAAGTAGTAAATTGTATATTTCTTACATAAATAGTAGAGTCATTTACACGTTTGGTTTTTTCTCCATACGTAAACATTTCTCCTTGTTTTGTTTTTAATCCGTAGATTAAAGCTCTTTTACTCTTAAAATTATAGATAATAGAGTCTTGTTCAGATTCTTGACTACCTTGTTTAAATATTGGGCGTTGCACGTATCCTGTACTGTCAATTATTCCTTTTGCAAAAAGTGTGTTTTTCTTATAATCAACAACAATAATTCCTGCTTTTAAATCAATATCTGTATAGGTTATGTTTGCTTCGTTGTAAAGTGTAACCGTTTGGTTTTTTGCGTTTTGTATAGTGTAGTCTGTGGCAACATGTACAATAATGTCTTCTATCGTTTCTTTAGGTTTTATAGAGTCTAAAGAAATGGAATCTGTTTGTTTTAAAGCCAAAGAATCTCTCTTACTTTTAAATAAAGAGTCTTTAGCAACATTAGTATTTGTTGTTTTATCTTTAGATTTTAGCTCTTGTGAAAAGCCTATTTCTATAAAAAAGATACAGCAAAATAAAAGAATGTATGATAGGTTTGTTTGCAATGCTTTAAATGCTATTTTTGTATAAAGGTTAAAAGTATGGCTCAATATTTGGAACACCAAATTTGAGAAGCCAAAATTAGTTAAATTTTATTGATGCAATTTAAAGAAAATCACAAAATTAATATCAAAGTAAAAAATATTTTATTTTTTCTCTTTGCGTTCTCATTTTTAATGAATCCATTATTAATGTTTGCGCAGAAGGAATATGTTGTTGTTATTGATGCTGGCCATGGAGGGAAAGACCCTGGAAACTTAGGCAATGGTTACAAAGAGAAAGATATAGCCTTAAAAGTTGCGTTAATTGTAGGAGATAAATTGTCTAAGACTAAAGATATAAAAGTTGTTTACACTAGAAATAATGATGTTTTTATAGATTTATGGAAAAGAGGAGAAATTGCAAATCATGCTAAAGCAGACTTGTTTTTATCTATTCATTGCGATTCTCATACCTCTAATGCCTACGGAGCAGGTACTTTTGTTTTGGGGTTAAGGGGTAATAAAAAGAACTTAGAAATCGCTAAAAGAGAAAATGCAGCTATTTTTTATGAAGAGAATTACGAAGAAAAGTATAAGGGATTTGATTCTAATTCTGCAGAATCGGTAATTGGTTTATCGCTTTTGCAAGAAGAAAATTTAGATAAGAGTTTAGCTATTGCTAGTTTAATTCAAAATAGTTTTACTTCTAAATTAAAGAGACACGATAGAAAGGTAAAGCAAGATAACTTTCAGGTTTTAAGAGAAACCATTATGCCAAGTGTTTTGGTAGAGTTAGGTTTTTTAACGAATAAAACAGAAGGAAGATACTTGAATTCTAAAAAAGGTCAAGAACAAATGGGAACTGCTATTACAGCTGCTGTTTTAAATTATGTAGGTAATTTAAAACTAAACACTGTAAATAATAACATATCAGAAAACAAAGTGGTAGGAAGTATTGAATATAAAGTTCAAATTGCTTCTGGAAAAAATAAAATAGCAACTAAATCTTATAATTTTAAAGGTTTAGATGATGTAGAGAGAGTTGCTGTAGGAAGTTTTTATAAATATTATTTTGGAAATACTTCTAATTATAATAAAGTGAAACAATCTTTAAGGGTTGCAAAATCTAAAGGATATACTTCTGCTTTTATTGTTGCTTTTAAGAATGGTGAAAAGATTTCCGTTCATGAAGCTGTTAAAATACAATAGATTTGATGGTCTCAACCAAAAATTATTAGTAGTTTTGTTATTAAACTTTTATGGATGTCTAAAGAATTAAAAACAGGAATTGTAGCTATTGTTATTATATTCATATTTATATGGGGATATAACTTTTTAAAAGGTCAAAACTTGTTTGATGGAAATACCCGTTATTTTAAAGTAGAATACACAAATATTGGTGGTTTAACAGAGTCTAGCTCAGTAACTATTAATGGGTTAAAAGTAGGTAAGGTTATAGATATTGCTTTTAATAAATCAGAAGATAAAAAAGGGCAATTAGTAGTAAATTTTGCTATTGAAAAAGATTTTGAATTCTCTAAAAAGAGTGTTGTGAAAATCTATTCTCCAAGTCCTTTAGGTGGGTCTAACCTAGCTATCATACCTAATTATGAAGGAGAAATGGCCATTTCTGGAGATTATCTAAAAGGTCAAATTGAATCAAGTTTATTTACTTCTATTGGAGAACGCTTAGATCCAATACAAGCAAAGTTAGAGACAGTAATGGTAAGAGCAGATTCATTGTTTAAAAATGTAAACAATATTTTAGATACCAACACACAAAATAGTCTAAAAAATTCGGTTTCTAGCTTAGAGGCAACTTTAAATGAAGTAAATAAAATGATGTCATCTGTAAACGGAGTGATAGATGCTACCTCTTCAGATTTAAAAGCAAGTGTAAAAAACACAAAAACAATTACAGAAAATTTCGCAAAAGTTTCAGATACGTTAGCAAATGCTGATATTGGTAGGATTGTAAAAAAAGCAGAACATACGCTTACTTCTGTTAATACAATATTAGAAGGTATCAACTCTGGTAAAGGTACTATAGGTAAATTAATTACTGATGAAGCGATGTACACAAATTTAGAAAACGCTTCTAAAGAACTAGAAGAATTGCTTAGAGAAATGAAGTTGAACCCTAAGCGATTTGTACACTTTTCATTATTTGGTAAAAAAGCAAAGCCTTATACACCTAAGAAAGACACCGAATTAGAAGAAGAAAATAACTAATTTCACATAAACTATTAACTAATATGCAATACCTACCCAATATAATTTTTGCTTTAGCATTAGCTTTAGGACTTAGTTTTTTTACGATGAACATTCGTAAATTATTAAGAAATATCAAATTAGGTAAAGATGTTAATCGTACAGATAAAAAGCCTGAACGGTTAAAAAATATGTTGATGATTGCTTTGGGGCAATCAAAAATGGTGAAAAGACCTTTTTCAGGATTTTTACATATCATTGTTTATTTAGGTTTTATAATTATTAATATTGAAGTTGTAGAAATTATTATCGATGGATTATTTGGAACTCACAGAATTTTTCAAGGGCTTTTGGGCGATGGTTTATATGGCTTTTTAATTGGTGTTTTCGAAGTATTAGCAGCCTTAGTTTTTGTTGCTGTTGTATTGTTTTGGTTGCGTAGAAATGTGTCTAACATTAAACGTTTTCTGAGTAAAGAAATGAAAGGTTGGCCTAAAAACGATGGAAATTATATTCTTTATATTGAAATGGTTTTAATGACCTTGTTTTTGGTGATGAATGCTACGGATGTTAGTTTTCAGCAAGCAGGAATAGGAAATACAATTAGTCAGTTTATAGCACCTTTATTTGATGGTTTTTCACCAGAAGGTTTACATACAATAGAAAGAACTTGTTGGTGGATTCATATTTTAGGGATTTTAGTTTTCTTAAATTATTTATATTACTCAAAGCATTTACATATACTATTAGCTTTTCCAAATACGTATTTTGCAAATTTAAATCCAAAAGGACAGTTTACAAATTTAGAATCTGTTACTACTGAAGTGAAATTAATGATGGATCCTGATGCAGATCCTTATGCAACGCCACCAGAAGGAGCAGAAGATGCAGTCCCAGAAAAATTTGGTGCATCTGATGTTGCAGATTTAAATTGGGTACAATTATTAAATGCTTACACCTGTACAGAATGCGGTAGATGTACATCTTCTTGTCCAGCAAATCTTACAGGAAAAGAATTATCGCCTAGAAAAATCATGATGGATACTCGTGATCGTTTAGAAGAAGTTGGTAGAAATATTGATGCTAATAAAGGTGTTTTTGTAGATGATGGTAAGCAATTATTAAACGATTATATTTCTCCAGAAGAACTTTGGGCATGTACAAGTTGTAATGCTTGTGTAGAAGAATGTCCGGTA
Proteins encoded in this region:
- a CDS encoding putative LPS assembly protein LptD; the encoded protein is MQTNLSYILLFCCIFFIEIGFSQELKSKDKTTNTNVAKDSLFKSKRDSLALKQTDSISLDSIKPKETIEDIIVHVATDYTIQNAKNQTVTLYNEANITYTDIDLKAGIIVVDYKKNTLFAKGIIDSTGYVQRPIFKQGSQESEQDSIIYNFKSKRALIYGLKTKQGEMFTYGEKTKRVNDSTIYVRNIQFTTSEKKNPDYYIATDKAKLVPGKKIIVGTSNLVLADIPTPIFLPFAYFPITETSVSGFLIPSFDTGSSDRGIGFQNGGYYFAISEYMDLTVLGDAYSNGSWGSRISSNYRKRYRFNGSFSLNFENNINGISGFDDYSKSNNFNIRWSHSQDSKASPNSRFSASVNLGSSKFFRESQNQYNVAQTLTNTFNSSINYSKTFVGTPFNMNLTASHQQNTNTEAITMTLPSLTVNMSRIYPFAGKNGIQKTPIQKMGFNYTMQGQYLINTTDDEFFTPKMFETARSGMQHKTGTSTNIKAFKYFTLSPSANYEETWQFDYIQKDYDVTENVVVTDTLRGFKSYREYNAGISLSTNIYGTFNFKKGRLKTIRHTFRPSVSYSYRPDFKDKYIKQVQQSADAKDLLDYTVYDQGIYGAPSSGLSNSIGISLNNVLEAKVAPKDPDSDEEDEKVTLLNNLNFSSSYNIAADSLRWSPVSFSAGTRLFKDKLSLNLSGSMDPYKVNSDGVRINEYNANILRLTNANLTANYSISSTDFGKDKKDQSKQSANGGDNNVDVIGADINPTGRNNRNNANNKEETDTKKETKLYTADIPWSINLAYSANYTNNGLDGGSIGVHSIMFSGNLELSPKWKMGYSSGYDVKGGAFTFSRFNFTRDLDSWQFNFNWVPFGTNSSYTFFIGVKSSVLSDLKWDKTKPADRTLF
- a CDS encoding N-acetylmuramoyl-L-alanine amidase family protein, giving the protein MQFKENHKINIKVKNILFFLFAFSFLMNPLLMFAQKEYVVVIDAGHGGKDPGNLGNGYKEKDIALKVALIVGDKLSKTKDIKVVYTRNNDVFIDLWKRGEIANHAKADLFLSIHCDSHTSNAYGAGTFVLGLRGNKKNLEIAKRENAAIFYEENYEEKYKGFDSNSAESVIGLSLLQEENLDKSLAIASLIQNSFTSKLKRHDRKVKQDNFQVLRETIMPSVLVELGFLTNKTEGRYLNSKKGQEQMGTAITAAVLNYVGNLKLNTVNNNISENKVVGSIEYKVQIASGKNKIATKSYNFKGLDDVERVAVGSFYKYYFGNTSNYNKVKQSLRVAKSKGYTSAFIVAFKNGEKISVHEAVKIQ
- a CDS encoding MlaD family protein encodes the protein MSKELKTGIVAIVIIFIFIWGYNFLKGQNLFDGNTRYFKVEYTNIGGLTESSSVTINGLKVGKVIDIAFNKSEDKKGQLVVNFAIEKDFEFSKKSVVKIYSPSPLGGSNLAIIPNYEGEMAISGDYLKGQIESSLFTSIGERLDPIQAKLETVMVRADSLFKNVNNILDTNTQNSLKNSVSSLEATLNEVNKMMSSVNGVIDATSSDLKASVKNTKTITENFAKVSDTLANADIGRIVKKAEHTLTSVNTILEGINSGKGTIGKLITDEAMYTNLENASKELEELLREMKLNPKRFVHFSLFGKKAKPYTPKKDTELEEENN
- a CDS encoding (Fe-S)-binding protein yields the protein MQYLPNIIFALALALGLSFFTMNIRKLLRNIKLGKDVNRTDKKPERLKNMLMIALGQSKMVKRPFSGFLHIIVYLGFIIINIEVVEIIIDGLFGTHRIFQGLLGDGLYGFLIGVFEVLAALVFVAVVLFWLRRNVSNIKRFLSKEMKGWPKNDGNYILYIEMVLMTLFLVMNATDVSFQQAGIGNTISQFIAPLFDGFSPEGLHTIERTCWWIHILGILVFLNYLYYSKHLHILLAFPNTYFANLNPKGQFTNLESVTTEVKLMMDPDADPYATPPEGAEDAVPEKFGASDVADLNWVQLLNAYTCTECGRCTSSCPANLTGKELSPRKIMMDTRDRLEEVGRNIDANKGVFVDDGKQLLNDYISPEELWACTSCNACVEECPVNIDPLSIIMDMRRYLVMEESAAPQELNMMMTNIENNGAPWQYNQQDRLNWAKEE